One genomic region from Polyangiaceae bacterium encodes:
- a CDS encoding polysaccharide deacetylase family protein, which yields MNRWSFPNIAGWALVGSLLAFGGGCSSTQSEPAEPTPEGGACAMGAWKGRDRLAPAKTPPCELGVSEVPQFVSLGFDDNGDAEGMTWALDMLAARSGTASFYMTSNYGQDAQVLSTWRRARDEGHELGNHTIDHAEGASFSLEDWQREIEGCNDFLTAGDDPLVRASDLVGFRAPYLSYNDAMLSAVQRAGLTYDCSIEEGYEDGQDGRNFFWPYTLDELSPGHSAQVAWGDGKQELSAHAGLWELPVYALFVPPDEACEAYGVPSGFRAKMKTVQEWFDADSGAITGFDYNLWASKAEGGFEMTPAEFVATLKYTFDQRLAGNKAPFLLGVHSAYYGSEWDGNAPGAQSAKERQGAIEAFLDYVLSQGAEVVSARQVLQWMRDPVARASN from the coding sequence ATGAATCGCTGGTCTTTTCCCAACATCGCGGGTTGGGCTCTGGTTGGCTCGCTGCTTGCGTTCGGCGGTGGGTGCTCCAGCACCCAGAGCGAACCGGCGGAGCCGACGCCTGAAGGGGGAGCGTGTGCCATGGGAGCATGGAAGGGTCGTGATCGATTGGCGCCCGCCAAGACGCCGCCATGCGAGCTCGGCGTGAGCGAGGTCCCGCAGTTCGTTAGCCTGGGCTTCGACGACAACGGCGACGCAGAGGGCATGACCTGGGCGCTCGATATGCTCGCAGCGCGCAGCGGTACGGCGTCGTTCTACATGACGTCGAACTATGGGCAAGACGCGCAGGTGCTATCGACGTGGCGACGCGCGCGCGACGAAGGTCACGAGCTCGGCAATCACACCATCGACCACGCGGAGGGTGCGAGCTTCTCGCTAGAGGACTGGCAGCGGGAGATCGAAGGCTGCAACGATTTCCTCACGGCAGGGGATGACCCGTTGGTGCGCGCGTCGGATCTGGTGGGCTTCCGCGCGCCGTACCTGAGCTACAACGACGCCATGCTGAGCGCCGTGCAGCGCGCGGGTCTCACCTATGACTGCAGCATCGAAGAGGGCTACGAAGACGGCCAGGACGGGAGGAACTTCTTCTGGCCTTACACCTTGGATGAGCTGAGCCCTGGACACAGCGCGCAGGTCGCGTGGGGCGATGGCAAGCAGGAACTGTCAGCACATGCGGGCCTGTGGGAGCTGCCGGTCTACGCCCTGTTCGTCCCGCCCGACGAAGCCTGCGAAGCCTATGGTGTGCCTTCGGGTTTCCGTGCGAAAATGAAAACCGTTCAGGAGTGGTTCGATGCCGACAGCGGGGCCATCACGGGTTTCGACTACAACCTCTGGGCTTCAAAGGCGGAGGGGGGCTTCGAGATGACCCCGGCAGAGTTCGTCGCGACGCTCAAGTACACCTTCGATCAGCGGCTGGCGGGCAACAAGGCGCCCTTCCTGTTGGGAGTGCACTCCGCGTACTATGGCAGCGAATGGGATGGCAACGCTCCAGGGGCGCAGAGCGCCAAGGAGCGCCAGGGCGCAATTGAAGCGTTCCTCGACTACGTTCTGAGTCAGGGCGCCGAGGTGGTGAGCGCGCGCCAGGTTTTACAGTGGATGCGGGATCCGGTAGCGCGCGCTAG